The following are encoded together in the Desulfocurvibacter africanus subsp. africanus DSM 2603 genome:
- a CDS encoding MMPL family transporter, which translates to MTSTPILARLYRVLEPRRTLLFIATLGLFLLLGAGMLRMRVSENIMAMLPDQAESLFADFELLHRAPFLHKALVTVSAKDDTAASGLTTAARNLAEALATSQAHDLFTRVEYGPPAEAGPGTLTAILANQPNYATPESLRALETKLAPEAVREGLRADWALMNGPEGWAMKDLVRLDPLNFRATALKGIAAANLLPGIRLRDGVFVSGDGRHALLVAETPIDITDSSGSERLLRAFDTIAANVLPEGITASIVSGHLYAQANATAIKADMRLIMVVSCVALLAIFLLFLRSLQAGWVLLIPLGALCAGGVAVSLAFSDVSGITLGFGGVLLGISVDYGLHAFIALKQGGEGQATLLARVARPVLLGAATTMAAFGVLLLSDLPAQRQLAVFSIAGLAMALLLSLVVLPQLITPSPLKRFPLPDFTRLAQGRRPLIVALGLCLLALAGWQGRAIHFDGNLRALGLTSKAIDAAETQVRETWGDVRGKAMVLVQGDSLEQALEANDRLYAGLRGGLPSGEVVSLAALLPAESTQAASRERWNAFWEDRAPALLKVLHEEGRALGFSKQAFEPFRNLITQDVAPLSAEGLHALGLERMYEGLLLPPQDTGKPWGVLTLAPDTAEAARLTAEASQGQARFVSQSRFGRDLGQALRDDFVRFLLLACLSVSLILLIALRSPRRVLLAMTPVFAGVAGLLTVMGLGGMSFNLYNMAAAILVIGLGVDYGVFMLERLERRTDLGTEHAVLLSGLTTLAGFGSLALASHPALNSIGLTVLVGMAGTLPGALLLLPALARSQHD; encoded by the coding sequence ATGACCAGCACGCCGATTCTGGCCAGGCTCTACAGAGTCTTGGAGCCCAGACGCACGCTGCTGTTCATTGCGACGCTGGGGCTGTTCCTGCTGCTCGGCGCAGGCATGCTGCGCATGCGCGTTTCCGAAAACATCATGGCCATGCTCCCGGACCAAGCCGAGAGCCTGTTCGCGGATTTCGAACTCCTGCATCGGGCGCCCTTTCTGCACAAAGCCCTGGTGACCGTAAGCGCCAAGGATGATACCGCCGCATCGGGCTTGACTACAGCGGCACGCAACCTGGCCGAGGCCCTGGCAACCAGCCAGGCCCACGACCTGTTCACGCGGGTGGAGTACGGTCCGCCGGCCGAAGCCGGGCCGGGAACGCTCACGGCCATCCTGGCCAACCAGCCCAACTACGCCACGCCTGAGTCCCTGCGCGCCCTGGAGACCAAATTGGCTCCCGAGGCAGTACGCGAGGGTCTGCGCGCGGACTGGGCGCTCATGAACGGTCCCGAGGGCTGGGCCATGAAGGACCTTGTACGCCTGGACCCGCTCAATTTTCGCGCCACGGCTCTAAAGGGCATCGCCGCGGCCAACCTGCTGCCCGGCATCCGTCTGCGCGATGGAGTGTTCGTGAGCGGCGACGGCAGGCACGCGCTGCTCGTGGCCGAGACGCCCATCGACATCACCGACTCGTCGGGATCGGAGCGGCTGCTGCGAGCATTCGATACCATTGCGGCGAATGTCCTGCCCGAAGGCATCACGGCCAGCATCGTCTCCGGCCATCTGTACGCGCAGGCCAACGCCACTGCCATCAAGGCCGACATGCGCCTCATCATGGTCGTGTCGTGCGTGGCCTTGCTGGCCATTTTCCTGCTCTTCCTGCGCAGCCTGCAGGCCGGCTGGGTGCTGCTCATTCCGCTGGGCGCGCTGTGCGCCGGCGGCGTGGCCGTGTCCTTGGCCTTCTCCGACGTGTCGGGCATCACGCTCGGCTTTGGCGGCGTGCTGCTGGGCATCAGCGTGGACTACGGCCTGCACGCCTTCATAGCCCTCAAGCAGGGCGGCGAAGGACAAGCCACGCTGCTGGCCAGGGTGGCCCGGCCGGTGCTGCTGGGCGCGGCCACGACCATGGCAGCCTTCGGCGTGCTGCTCCTGTCCGATCTGCCGGCTCAGCGCCAGTTGGCCGTGTTCTCCATAGCCGGTCTGGCCATGGCCCTGCTGTTGTCGCTGGTAGTACTGCCGCAGCTCATCACCCCTTCGCCTCTCAAGCGTTTCCCGCTGCCGGATTTCACGAGACTGGCCCAAGGGCGCCGTCCGCTCATCGTGGCCCTCGGCCTGTGCCTGCTGGCCCTGGCGGGCTGGCAAGGGCGCGCCATACATTTTGACGGCAACCTGCGCGCCCTGGGGCTGACCTCCAAGGCCATCGATGCGGCCGAGACACAGGTGCGCGAGACCTGGGGCGATGTGCGCGGCAAGGCCATGGTGCTCGTGCAGGGCGACAGCCTGGAGCAGGCCCTGGAGGCCAATGATCGCCTGTATGCCGGCCTGCGTGGCGGGCTGCCCTCCGGCGAAGTAGTCAGTCTTGCGGCCCTGCTGCCGGCTGAATCGACCCAGGCCGCCAGTCGCGAGCGCTGGAACGCCTTCTGGGAAGACCGCGCTCCCGCCCTGCTGAAAGTCCTGCACGAGGAAGGCCGAGCCTTGGGATTCTCGAAGCAAGCCTTCGAACCCTTTCGCAACCTCATCACACAGGACGTCGCGCCCCTTTCGGCCGAGGGACTGCATGCGCTCGGCCTGGAGCGCATGTACGAGGGACTGCTCTTGCCGCCGCAGGATACCGGCAAGCCTTGGGGAGTGCTGACCCTGGCTCCGGACACAGCCGAAGCCGCTCGTTTGACGGCCGAGGCCTCGCAAGGCCAAGCCCGCTTCGTATCCCAAAGCCGTTTCGGCCGCGACCTGGGTCAAGCCCTGCGCGACGACTTCGTGCGCTTCCTTCTGCTGGCCTGCCTGAGCGTGAGCCTGATCCTGCTCATCGCCCTGCGCAGCCCGCGCCGGGTCCTGCTGGCCATGACGCCCGTGTTTGCAGGCGTGGCCGGTCTGCTGACCGTTATGGGCCTGGGCGGCATGTCCTTCAATCTCTACAACATGGCCGCGGCTATCCTGGTCATCGGCCTGGGCGTGGATTACGGCGTGTTCATGCTCGAACGTCTGGAGCGGCGCACGGATCTGGGCACGGAGCACGCGGTGCTCCTGTCGGGCCTGACCACCTTGGCCGGCTTCGGCTCCCTGGCTCTGGCCAGCCATCCGGCCTTGAACTCCATCGGCCTCACGGTGCTCGTGGGCATGGCCGGGACGCTTCCCGGCGCCCTCCTGCTCCTGCCGGCCCTGGCGAGGAGTCAGCATGATTAG
- a CDS encoding 3-hydroxyacyl-ACP dehydratase, producing the protein MNRMRQEILAARLGQFGPLGEAYVGRFRFGHDFAGFAGHFPGYPLLPAVVQILVGQIVAEDLAQNETGAPLVAAAVEKAKFVREVRPGEEVLAECRRVMLKGCAGFEVRLSVNGEAASSFVLTAPQDAA; encoded by the coding sequence ATGAACAGGATGCGACAGGAAATACTCGCGGCCAGATTGGGACAATTCGGCCCTCTGGGTGAAGCCTACGTAGGCCGCTTCCGCTTCGGACATGACTTTGCTGGCTTTGCGGGCCACTTTCCCGGCTATCCGCTGCTGCCGGCAGTGGTGCAAATCCTTGTGGGTCAAATCGTGGCCGAGGATCTGGCGCAGAATGAAACCGGCGCACCCCTGGTCGCGGCAGCCGTGGAGAAAGCCAAGTTCGTGCGCGAGGTGCGGCCGGGCGAAGAAGTGCTGGCCGAATGCCGGCGCGTGATGCTCAAGGGCTGCGCGGGATTCGAGGTGCGCCTGAGCGTGAATGGCGAGGCCGCCTCGTCCTTCGTGCTCACGGCACCCCAGGACGCGGCATGA
- a CDS encoding acyl-CoA thioesterase, whose product MSRKAYFRNEPGTPAPLRISVQRRVRFEEVDVMGIVWHGRYPSFCEDARVALGDRYGIGYLDFHGQGILTPIKQMHIDYQRPLRFKEEFSIEALLHWTEAARINYEFILRNAEGVVTTTGYSVQLMLDKDLDLLIAPPPFYQDFCARWKAGELA is encoded by the coding sequence ATGAGCAGAAAGGCCTATTTCCGTAACGAGCCCGGCACTCCGGCACCGTTGCGCATCAGCGTGCAGCGGCGGGTGCGCTTCGAGGAAGTGGACGTGATGGGCATAGTCTGGCACGGCCGCTATCCGAGCTTTTGCGAGGACGCCCGGGTGGCCCTGGGCGACCGTTACGGCATCGGCTACCTGGACTTCCACGGCCAGGGCATCCTCACGCCCATCAAGCAGATGCACATAGACTACCAGCGGCCCCTGCGCTTCAAGGAAGAGTTCAGCATCGAGGCCCTGCTGCACTGGACCGAGGCCGCGCGCATCAACTACGAATTCATCCTGCGCAACGCCGAGGGCGTGGTGACCACCACGGGCTACAGCGTGCAGCTCATGCTCGACAAGGACTTGGACCTGCTCATCGCACCGCCGCCGTTCTATCAGGATTTCTGCGCGCGCTGGAAAGCCGGGGAGCTGGCATGA
- a CDS encoding beta-ketoacyl-[acyl-carrier-protein] synthase family protein — protein MNRVAVVEARAVTALGDLDATWRGLLAGRSGIAPVARFDATGCISRWAACVPGLERDSTSRSLLLSLLDRLLDGAPSLAADTPLLAATTKAGIDVLESIARHGHGRKEDVPPSLLAEETSRRLGLCGRCETVSGACASATIALARAGALIAHGKADSVLVVCADLVSEFVFTGFSSLRALSPEPAKPFDAKRDGLTLGEGAAFLLLMSEERAKAEKRPILTRLAGWGVANDATHITAPARNGCGLIATVNRCLAVAGANPDDVAAICAHGTGTVYNDAMELTAFRSVFGERKVPVHGVKGALGHAMGASGGIEAALCCRMLADCMLPPTIGMSEPDPAAAGLVRSEPTPLPAGLLLTTNSGFGGINAALLFSSPGNIAGVRGGSSSPAAGGTLSSLSGGQP, from the coding sequence ATGAACAGGGTGGCCGTGGTCGAGGCCCGGGCCGTGACGGCTCTGGGCGATCTGGACGCGACCTGGCGGGGGCTGCTGGCCGGCCGCTCGGGCATCGCTCCGGTCGCGCGCTTCGATGCCACGGGCTGCATCAGCCGCTGGGCGGCCTGCGTGCCGGGCCTGGAAAGGGATTCGACCAGCCGCAGCCTGCTTCTCTCCTTGCTGGACCGATTGCTGGACGGCGCTCCGTCCCTTGCGGCGGATACGCCTCTTTTGGCGGCCACGACCAAGGCCGGCATTGACGTGCTGGAGTCGATCGCGCGCCACGGCCACGGCCGCAAGGAAGACGTGCCGCCGTCCCTGCTGGCCGAAGAGACATCCCGCCGTCTTGGGCTGTGCGGCCGATGCGAAACCGTAAGCGGAGCGTGCGCCTCGGCCACCATCGCCCTGGCCCGTGCGGGGGCGCTCATTGCTCACGGCAAGGCCGATTCCGTGCTGGTCGTCTGCGCCGACCTGGTCAGCGAATTCGTGTTCACGGGCTTCTCATCCCTGCGCGCCCTGTCGCCCGAGCCGGCGAAACCCTTTGACGCCAAACGCGACGGCCTGACCCTGGGTGAAGGCGCGGCGTTCCTGCTGCTCATGTCCGAGGAACGCGCCAAAGCCGAAAAACGGCCCATCCTGACCCGCCTGGCGGGATGGGGCGTGGCCAACGACGCCACGCACATCACAGCCCCGGCGCGCAACGGCTGCGGACTCATCGCGACGGTCAACCGCTGCCTGGCCGTGGCCGGAGCGAACCCGGACGATGTGGCCGCCATTTGCGCCCACGGCACGGGCACGGTCTACAACGACGCCATGGAACTGACCGCCTTCCGAAGCGTGTTCGGCGAGCGGAAGGTTCCCGTGCATGGAGTCAAGGGCGCCCTGGGCCACGCCATGGGAGCATCCGGCGGCATCGAGGCGGCCTTGTGCTGCCGCATGCTGGCCGACTGCATGCTGCCGCCGACCATCGGCATGAGCGAGCCCGACCCGGCCGCCGCAGGCCTTGTGCGCAGCGAGCCCACTCCCCTGCCCGCAGGCCTGCTCCTGACCACCAACTCGGGCTTTGGCGGCATCAACGCAGCCCTGCTCTTTTCTTCTCCTGGAAACATCGCGGGGGTCCGGGGGGGATCATCCTCCCCGGCCGCCGGAGGCACTCTTAGCTCACTCTCCGGAGGCCAGCCATGA
- a CDS encoding beta-ketoacyl synthase N-terminal-like domain-containing protein — MSALVTGMGWLTAAGLGQGRRDAFALACGTLPEVRRQDLFAEHPRFGRMDAYCKAGLAGVVMALRDAGLEGPLGESAGLAATTCVGCLRTDLDYFATAMQGPILASPNLFAFTLPTSIVAEAAICFGLRGPTCMLHEPQAFGLTGVRAGLEALEFGEAELMLAGACDVPALDWPCGQGPAGSIFLVLESERRAQGRQAYGRLLLDGDTVALDAESSREPQDSLPDLVRRLLTLSISSAPRRKPVGE; from the coding sequence ATGAGCGCGCTCGTCACGGGCATGGGCTGGCTCACTGCCGCCGGGCTGGGTCAGGGCAGGCGAGACGCCTTCGCGCTCGCCTGCGGCACTTTGCCCGAGGTGCGCCGCCAGGATCTCTTCGCCGAGCACCCCCGCTTCGGGCGCATGGATGCCTACTGCAAGGCCGGCCTGGCCGGCGTGGTCATGGCCCTGCGCGATGCCGGACTGGAAGGCCCGCTGGGCGAGTCCGCCGGACTGGCGGCGACCACCTGCGTGGGCTGCCTGCGAACCGACCTGGACTATTTCGCCACGGCCATGCAGGGCCCCATCCTGGCCAGTCCCAACCTGTTCGCCTTCACCTTGCCTACATCCATCGTAGCCGAGGCGGCCATCTGCTTCGGACTGCGCGGCCCGACCTGCATGCTTCACGAGCCGCAAGCCTTCGGGTTGACCGGCGTGCGTGCTGGCCTGGAAGCCCTGGAGTTCGGCGAGGCGGAGCTCATGCTTGCCGGCGCCTGCGATGTCCCGGCTCTGGATTGGCCTTGCGGTCAAGGCCCGGCCGGCTCCATTTTTCTGGTCCTGGAATCCGAACGCCGCGCCCAAGGCCGCCAGGCATACGGACGCCTGTTGCTGGACGGTGACACCGTGGCCTTGGACGCCGAATCGTCGCGCGAACCGCAGGACAGCCTGCCGGACCTCGTCCGGAGGCTGCTAACTCTTTCGATCTCAAGCGCCCCGAGGCGCAAACCCGTGGGGGAATAA
- a CDS encoding B12-binding domain-containing radical SAM protein, with product MRMKLIYPSWPKLERQTEFHLPPHGPVVFAATVPEEVDLTFTDENREPVDFDEQVDLVGLSVMLTCQMPRAFAIADAYRAKGVKVIFGGIATMLHAEEAALHADSVFLGEAEGRFGQVIEDFKAGKLKPLYDYLRVHPDINLVGTARRDILKRDLYNYRGVQMVDLVHASRGCKFNCFPCCTSYLGGRVFRPRPIDKVVEELESIPNNRLFIVDNSLAQDKEWLKDLFKAMIPLKKKWVSHPVMYDDEVLDLAAQAGCWYVYQAVFDTSDVIRERIKQLKAHGIGIEGTILLGTDDQDENYVKRLVHFLMENELNIAEFTVLTPFPHTPIREKFEKQGRILSNDWSKYTCDKVVFQPKQMTPEKLQELYYWAWDEFYAEGGYQLKMGNLFKQVIRREMDDGTYRRYNPRQGRVFKREKPAV from the coding sequence ATGCGCATGAAGCTCATCTATCCGTCCTGGCCCAAGTTGGAGCGCCAGACCGAATTTCATCTTCCGCCTCATGGCCCGGTGGTCTTCGCGGCCACGGTGCCCGAAGAGGTGGACCTGACCTTCACGGACGAAAACCGCGAGCCCGTGGACTTCGACGAGCAGGTGGACCTGGTGGGGCTGTCGGTCATGCTCACCTGCCAGATGCCGCGGGCCTTCGCCATCGCCGATGCCTATCGGGCCAAGGGCGTCAAGGTCATCTTCGGCGGCATAGCCACCATGCTGCACGCCGAGGAAGCGGCCCTGCACGCTGATTCCGTATTTTTGGGCGAGGCCGAGGGACGCTTCGGGCAGGTCATCGAAGACTTCAAGGCCGGCAAGCTCAAACCGCTGTACGACTACCTGCGCGTGCACCCGGACATCAACCTGGTCGGCACGGCGCGGCGCGACATTCTCAAGCGCGACTTGTACAACTACCGGGGCGTGCAGATGGTCGATCTGGTGCACGCCTCGCGCGGCTGCAAGTTCAACTGCTTTCCCTGTTGCACGAGCTACCTGGGCGGTCGCGTGTTCCGGCCCAGACCTATCGACAAGGTCGTGGAGGAGCTGGAGTCCATTCCCAACAACCGGCTGTTCATCGTGGACAACTCCCTGGCCCAGGACAAGGAGTGGCTCAAGGACCTGTTCAAGGCCATGATCCCGCTCAAGAAGAAATGGGTCTCGCACCCGGTCATGTATGATGACGAAGTGCTGGATTTGGCGGCCCAGGCCGGCTGCTGGTACGTGTACCAGGCGGTCTTCGACACTTCCGACGTCATCCGCGAGCGCATCAAGCAGCTCAAGGCCCACGGCATTGGCATCGAGGGCACCATCCTGCTCGGCACAGATGATCAGGACGAGAACTACGTCAAGCGGCTGGTCCACTTCCTCATGGAGAACGAGCTGAACATCGCCGAGTTCACGGTGCTCACGCCTTTCCCGCACACCCCCATCCGCGAGAAGTTCGAGAAGCAGGGTCGCATCCTGTCCAATGACTGGAGCAAGTACACCTGCGACAAGGTCGTGTTCCAGCCCAAGCAGATGACGCCCGAAAAACTCCAGGAGCTCTACTACTGGGCCTGGGACGAGTTCTACGCCGAAGGCGGCTATCAGCTCAAAATGGGCAACCTGTTCAAGCAGGTCATCCGGCGCGAGATGGACGACGGAACCTACCGCCGCTACAACCCGCGCCAGGGCCGGGTCTTCAAGCGGGAGAAGCCCGCCGTTTAG
- a CDS encoding lipid biosynthesis B12-binding/radical SAM protein, with product MSKVFLLATNTTTDPYPVYPLGMAVVARALTDAGHEVRQFDFLVSGRDTAGLASAIKRFAPDCVGLSLRNIDNVDSFSGESGWYLTQARELTQLCREASGAPVIIGGPAFSIMPEEILDYLGADFGIVGEGEKAFPELLARLARGEQPERITRSSGPGLTGSDMAQPLLVRELVDFYVGGSGMVNLQTKRGCPFKCVYCTYPCIEGRVLRLREPEAVVEDLARMNAEFAIDHVFFTDSVFNDPGGHYLEVAEALIKSGLNIKWSAFFKPMPITAGELALLKRSGLYAVELGTDASCDATLAGLDKSFSFAEALAFNQACVAQEIPVAHFVMFAGPGETMDTVREGLANLERLEQCVVFAFSGIRILPGTRLLDIARAQGVLADDTPLLKPAYYFSPHVDVQAMHEAMLTSFAGRRERIFPPSEGQARMEVMQRFGYRGLMWDKLISFRKDKPRRVKT from the coding sequence ATGAGCAAGGTCTTCCTGCTGGCCACCAACACCACCACGGACCCCTATCCGGTTTACCCGCTGGGCATGGCCGTGGTTGCCCGCGCCCTGACTGACGCAGGCCATGAGGTGCGCCAGTTCGACTTCCTCGTTTCGGGCCGCGACACGGCCGGGCTGGCAAGCGCCATCAAGCGGTTCGCGCCTGATTGCGTGGGCCTGTCCCTGCGCAACATCGACAACGTGGACTCCTTCAGCGGCGAGAGCGGCTGGTATCTGACCCAGGCCAGGGAGTTGACGCAGCTGTGCCGCGAGGCCTCGGGCGCGCCGGTGATCATCGGCGGACCGGCTTTCTCCATCATGCCCGAGGAGATCCTGGACTACCTGGGAGCGGACTTCGGCATCGTGGGCGAAGGCGAGAAGGCCTTTCCGGAGCTGCTGGCGCGGCTCGCGCGCGGGGAGCAGCCCGAGCGCATCACGCGCTCGTCCGGGCCGGGGCTCACTGGCAGCGACATGGCCCAACCGCTGCTGGTGCGCGAGCTGGTGGATTTCTACGTAGGCGGCAGCGGCATGGTCAATCTGCAGACCAAACGCGGCTGCCCTTTCAAGTGCGTGTACTGCACCTATCCGTGCATCGAGGGCCGCGTGCTGCGGCTGCGCGAGCCCGAAGCGGTGGTGGAGGATCTCGCGCGCATGAACGCGGAGTTCGCCATCGACCACGTGTTCTTCACGGACTCGGTGTTCAACGATCCGGGCGGCCACTACCTGGAAGTCGCCGAGGCTCTGATCAAAAGCGGGCTGAACATCAAGTGGTCGGCTTTCTTCAAGCCCATGCCCATCACGGCCGGAGAGCTGGCCCTGCTCAAGCGCTCGGGTCTGTACGCCGTGGAGCTGGGCACGGACGCTTCCTGCGACGCGACGCTGGCAGGCCTGGACAAGAGCTTCAGCTTCGCCGAGGCCCTGGCCTTCAACCAGGCCTGCGTGGCCCAGGAAATCCCGGTGGCGCACTTCGTCATGTTCGCCGGACCGGGAGAGACCATGGACACGGTGCGCGAGGGGCTGGCCAACCTGGAGCGCCTGGAGCAGTGCGTGGTTTTCGCCTTCTCTGGCATCCGCATCCTGCCCGGCACGCGCCTGCTGGACATCGCCCGCGCCCAGGGAGTGCTGGCGGATGATACGCCCCTGCTCAAGCCGGCCTACTACTTCTCGCCGCACGTGGACGTGCAGGCCATGCACGAAGCCATGCTGACCTCATTCGCCGGCCGCCGCGAGCGCATCTTTCCGCCCTCGGAAGGCCAGGCGCGCATGGAGGTCATGCAGCGCTTCGGCTATCGCGGCCTCATGTGGGATAAGCTGATCTCCTTCCGCAAGGACAAGCCCAGGAGGGTCAAGACATGA
- a CDS encoding B12-binding domain-containing radical SAM protein: MSALQPLDRRKILLVHPLGYSAGSAGNDISRKANVMPPLGLASISAWLDSKGFSTTIADYFARPGSDKTVQDYLRTERPAFIGFSCTTSSFLDGARIAAMAKAELPGVTTIFGGAHVSALRERVLAEFPAVDMVVVGEGEETMREIMERGLDDPASIPGLVWRDTSGTPTFNGRREHLLDLDALPFPAYEKLDGFPHDYTLPIFNYPRAPNTSCSSSRGCPYACSYCDRSVFGRSYRFNSAQYLYEHLRHLRDRFGIRHVNFYDDQFTFHKKRVEEFTDMLVAKPLGMTFNCAVRANHIDEDLIRRLKAAGCWMTSLGIETGDQALLERQNRKIDLGDLGEKIKLVKRHGIRVKGLLMMGLPGETEETIAKTKRYVFSLPVDDLNMTKFTPFPGSPIYDEIKAANGQLGEFDEDWQRMDCMHFLFVAKGMTRERLDELHRDFYKSHFTRPKVLWDYVTMLWRSPQSWMRFLANLRSFWSFAHSSNRYGKA; encoded by the coding sequence ATGAGCGCGCTTCAGCCTCTCGACCGCAGGAAGATCCTGCTCGTGCACCCGCTGGGCTACTCCGCGGGCTCGGCCGGCAACGACATCTCGCGCAAGGCCAACGTCATGCCGCCGCTCGGGCTGGCCAGCATTTCGGCCTGGCTGGACTCCAAGGGCTTCAGCACGACAATTGCCGACTATTTCGCCCGGCCGGGCTCGGACAAGACCGTGCAGGACTACCTGCGCACGGAGCGGCCGGCGTTCATCGGCTTCAGTTGCACGACCTCGTCCTTCCTGGACGGCGCGCGCATAGCGGCCATGGCCAAGGCCGAGCTGCCCGGCGTGACCACGATCTTCGGCGGCGCGCACGTCTCGGCCCTGCGCGAGCGCGTGCTGGCCGAATTCCCGGCCGTGGACATGGTCGTGGTGGGCGAGGGCGAAGAGACCATGCGCGAGATCATGGAACGCGGCCTGGATGATCCGGCCTCGATTCCCGGCCTCGTCTGGCGGGACACCTCCGGCACGCCGACCTTCAACGGCCGCCGCGAGCACCTGCTCGACCTGGATGCCTTGCCCTTCCCGGCCTACGAGAAGCTCGACGGATTTCCGCACGACTACACGCTGCCCATCTTCAACTATCCGCGCGCGCCCAATACGAGCTGCTCCTCCAGCCGCGGTTGCCCGTACGCGTGCAGCTACTGCGACCGTTCGGTCTTCGGCCGCAGCTACCGTTTCAATTCCGCGCAGTACCTCTACGAGCACCTGCGCCATCTGCGCGACCGCTTCGGCATCCGCCACGTGAATTTCTACGACGACCAGTTCACCTTCCACAAAAAACGCGTGGAAGAGTTCACGGATATGCTCGTGGCAAAACCCCTGGGCATGACTTTCAACTGCGCGGTGCGGGCCAACCACATCGACGAAGACTTGATACGCCGGCTCAAGGCCGCGGGGTGCTGGATGACCAGCCTGGGCATCGAGACCGGCGACCAGGCGCTGCTGGAACGCCAGAACCGCAAGATCGACCTGGGCGACCTGGGCGAAAAGATCAAGCTGGTCAAGCGCCACGGCATCCGGGTCAAGGGCCTGCTCATGATGGGCCTGCCGGGCGAGACTGAGGAGACCATCGCCAAGACCAAGCGCTATGTGTTCTCCCTGCCCGTTGACGATCTGAACATGACCAAATTCACGCCCTTCCCCGGCTCGCCCATCTACGACGAGATCAAGGCCGCGAACGGCCAGCTCGGCGAGTTCGACGAGGATTGGCAGCGCATGGACTGCATGCACTTCCTGTTCGTGGCCAAGGGCATGACCCGCGAGCGATTGGACGAACTGCACCGGGACTTCTACAAATCGCACTTCACGCGGCCCAAGGTGCTCTGGGACTATGTGACCATGCTCTGGCGCTCGCCGCAAAGCTGGATGAGATTCCTGGCCAACCTGCGCTCGTTCTGGTCCTTCGCGCACAGCAGCAACCGCTATGGAAAGGCTTAG
- a CDS encoding DUF2062 domain-containing protein has protein sequence MTEVARHLIVIPVYNHAATLRSVAERAMAFGPLLVVDDGSSDGGADVLEGLGVEVIRHPVNQGKGAAILTAAARAEELGFTHIVTLDADAQHDPADIPKFLQVLAEEPMSIVVGARDFNTANVPGSSRFGREFSNFWLRVQTGQRLSDTQSGFRAYPVNVLRRLKFSETHYSFEVEVLVRAVWAGLSLRDVAISVHYPPAEERVSHFRGFVDNLRLSLLNTRLTVRSMLPWPHDKLLQSGKTEKAVSLRHPVRSFRNLLEGSATPMDIALSVALGIFLGTLPLLGVHSVSILLAAGYLRLNRLVALAASQLCMPPLVPALAVEAGHFLRHGQFLTELSMQTLGTQFLDRAWEWVIGSVALAPLLALAMGFTAWSAAVSIRLQMKAVRRYVGK, from the coding sequence ATGACTGAAGTCGCGCGCCATCTGATCGTCATTCCGGTCTACAACCACGCGGCCACCCTGCGTTCCGTGGCGGAACGCGCCATGGCCTTCGGTCCGCTGCTCGTGGTCGACGACGGCTCCAGCGACGGGGGCGCCGACGTGCTGGAAGGGCTCGGAGTCGAGGTCATCCGCCACCCGGTGAACCAGGGCAAGGGCGCGGCCATTCTTACCGCCGCGGCGCGGGCCGAGGAGTTGGGCTTTACGCATATCGTGACCCTGGATGCGGACGCCCAGCACGATCCGGCGGACATCCCCAAGTTCCTGCAGGTTCTGGCCGAGGAGCCCATGTCCATCGTGGTTGGCGCACGAGACTTCAACACGGCCAATGTGCCAGGCTCCTCGCGCTTCGGCCGCGAATTCTCCAACTTCTGGCTGCGCGTGCAAACCGGGCAAAGATTGTCCGACACCCAGAGCGGCTTCCGGGCCTATCCCGTGAACGTTCTGCGGCGACTGAAGTTTTCCGAGACGCACTACTCCTTCGAGGTTGAGGTGCTCGTGCGCGCGGTCTGGGCCGGCCTGAGCCTGCGCGACGTGGCCATCAGCGTGCACTACCCGCCGGCCGAGGAGCGCGTGTCGCATTTCCGGGGTTTCGTGGACAACCTGCGCCTCTCGCTGCTCAACACGCGGCTGACAGTGCGTTCCATGCTGCCCTGGCCCCATGACAAGCTCCTGCAAAGCGGCAAGACGGAAAAGGCCGTGTCCCTGCGCCATCCCGTGCGCTCGTTCAGGAACCTCCTGGAAGGCAGCGCCACGCCCATGGACATCGCCCTGTCGGTGGCCTTGGGAATATTCCTGGGCACCCTGCCGCTGCTGGGCGTGCATTCGGTGTCCATCCTTTTGGCCGCGGGCTACCTGCGCCTGAACCGGCTCGTGGCCCTGGCCGCCAGCCAATTGTGCATGCCGCCCCTGGTGCCGGCCCTGGCCGTGGAGGCGGGCCATTTCCTGCGCCACGGGCAGTTCCTTACCGAGTTGTCCATGCAGACCCTGGGCACCCAGTTCCTGGATCGGGCCTGGGAATGGGTCATCGGCTCCGTGGCCTTGGCCCCCCTGCTGGCCCTGGCCATGGGCTTCACAGCCTGGAGCGCGGCCGTGTCCATCAGGCTCCAGATGAAGGCGGTGCGGCGCTATGTCGGAAAATAG